The following are from one region of the Corylus avellana chromosome ca1, CavTom2PMs-1.0 genome:
- the LOC132161990 gene encoding pentatricopeptide repeat-containing protein At3g06920 encodes MQISKTLLRNQALIYQIDSECCHIYTFSKKFSSLFNGPSSEQDGKVVPFVDNRENSRKVEGVRHVVDDVCHILESGPWGPALENALSVLDEKPQPDLVIGVLRRLKNVNLAVNYFRWAERKTDQAHCPDAYNSLLMVMARSRKFDCLEPILKEMSIAGFGPSNYTCVELVVSCIKSQNLREAFDLIQTMRKFKFRPAFSAYTNLIGALAAVHESDLTLALFHQMQELGYEASVHLFTTLIRVFARVGRVDAALSLLDEMKSNSFDADIVLYNVCIDCFGKIGKVDMAWKFFHEMKAHGLMPDDVTYTTMIGVLCKAYRLDEAVELFEHMDNGRKVPCAYAYNTMIMGYGSVGKFDEAYSLLERQKRKGCIPSVIAYNCIITCLGKKGIVEEALRIFEEMKKDASPNLSTYNILIEMVCKAGNLEAALGIRDAMEGAGLFPNVMTVNIMIDRLCKAQKLDAACSIFEGMDHKVCTPDAVTFCSLIDGLGKHGRVDDAYRLYEKMLDSNQIPNAVVYTSLIRNFFKCGRKEDGHKIYKEMVHGGCSPDLMLLNTYMDCVFKAGEIEKGRALFEEIKARGLVPDVWSYSILIRGLVKAGFAKETYELFYAMKEQGCVLDTRAYNIVIDGFCKSGKVNKAYHLLEEMATKGHQPTVVTYGSVIDGLAKIDRLDEAYMLFEEAKSKGIELNVVIYSSLIDGFGKVGRIDEAYLILEELMQKGLTPNVYTWNCLLDALVKAEEIDEALVCFQSLKDLKCTPNHITYSILINGLCRVRKFNKAFVFWQELHKQGLKPNTITYTTMISGLAKAGNIADANRLFERFKASGGIPDSASYNAMIEGLSNCSRAMDAYALFEETRSKGCNIHTKTCVVLLDALHKAECLEQAAVVGAVLRETAKSQHASRSW; translated from the exons ATGCAGATATCGAAGACGCTCTTAAGGAACCAAG CATTAATCTATCAAATTGATTCGGAGTGCTGTCACATTTACACCTTTTCTAAGAAGTTCTCGTCCTTGTTTAATGGGCCTTCTTCTGAGCAGGACGGGAAAGTTGTTCCCTTTGTGGATAATCgagaaaattcaagaaaagtTGAGGGTGTGAGACATGTAGTGGATGATGTGTGCCATATCTTGGAGAGTGGTCCATGGGGACCCGCCCTGGAGAATGCTCTATCTGTGTTAGATGAAAAACCTCAACCCGATCTAGTTATTGGAGTCCTGAGAAGGCTAAAGAATGTTAATCTAGCAGTAAATTATTTTCGGTGGGCCGAGAGAAAAACTGACCAAGCACATTGTCCTGATGCATACAATTCGCTGCTCATGGTTATGGCTAGGAGTAGAAAGTTTGATTGCTTGGAACCGATTCTGAAAGAAATGAGTATTGCAGGATTTGGTCCATCTAATTACACATGTGTCGAGCTAGTGGTAAGCTGCATCAAGTCGCAAAATCTTAGAGAAGCTTTTGATCTAATACAAACCATGAGGAAGTTCAAATTCCGTCCTGCATTTTCGGCTTACACAAATCTGATTGGTGCCCTGGCTGCGGTTCATGAATCTGACCTCACGCTCGCTCTTTTTCACCAAATGCAGGAGCTAGGTTATGAAGCAAGTGTGCATTTATTTACAACTCTTATTCGTGTGTTTGCCAGGGTGGGCCGGGTTGATGCTGCTCTCTCTCTGTTGGATGAGATGAAGAGCAACTCTTTTGATGCTGACATTGTTCTTTATAATGTCTGCATAGATTGTTTTGGTAAGATTGGGAAGGTGGATATGGCCTGGAAATTCTTTCATGAGATGAAAGCACATGGCTTGATGCCTGATGATGTGACATATACTACCATGATAGGGGTTCTCTGCAAAGCTTATAGACTGGATGAAGCTGTGGAGCTATTTGAACATATGGATAATGGCAGGAAAGTCCCTTGTGCATATGCTTATAACACCATGATCATGGGTTATGGCTCAGTTGGAAAGTTCGATGAAGCATATAGTTTACTTGAGAGGCAAAAACGAAAGGGGTGCATTCCGAGTGTGATTGCATATAATTGCATTATTACTTGCCTTGGGAAGAAGGGTATAGTAGAGGAGGCATTACGGATCTTCGAGGAGATGAAGAAAGATGCGTCGCCCAACCTTTCAAcctataatattttaatagaaatgGTTTGCAAGGCAGGAAACCTTGAAGCTGCTCTGGGCATTCGGGATGCCATGGAAGGAGCTGGCTTGTTTCCTAATGTTATGACTGTCAATATAATGATAGATCGACTTTGCAAAGCTCAAAAACTGGATGCAGCTTGTTCTATATTTGAAGGAATGGATCATAAAGTTTGCACCCCAGATGCAGTTACATTTTGTTCTCTTATTGATGGCTTGGGCAAACATGGCAGAGTGGATGATGCCTACAGGCTATATGAAAAGATGCTAGATTCTAATCAGATTCCAAATGCTGTTGTATATACATCACTTATTAGGAACTTCTTCAAGTGTGGCAGGAAGGAGGATGGTCACAAGATATACAAAGAAATGGTACATGGGGGCTGTTCTCCTGACCTGATGCTGCTTAATACCTACATGGATTGTGTTTTCAAAGCTGGAGAAATCGAGAAAGGCAGGGCTTTGTTTGAGGAGATAAAGGCTCGAGGACTTGTTCCAGATGTTTGGAGCTATTCAATCCTAATTCGTGGCCTTGTGAAAGCAGGCTTTGCAAAGGAAACCTACGAGTTGTTCTATGCAATGAAGGAACAAGGCTGTGTTTTGGACACTCGTGCTTACAACATTGTAATTGATGGATTCTGCAAGTCTGGTAAGGTTAACAAAGCATATCATCTGTTAGAGGAAATGGCGACGAAGGGACACCAACCAACTGTTGTTACATATGGCTCCGTCATTGATGGGCTTGCGAAGATTGACCGGCTTGATGAAGCATACATGCTCTTTGAAGAAGCAAAGTCTAAAGGAATAGAGTTAAATGTGGTGATATATAGTAGTCTTATTGATGGGTTTGGAAAGGTGGGTAGAATTGATGAAGCATATCTAATCTTGGAAGAGTTGATGCAGAAAGGTTTGACCCCCAATGTATACACATGGAATTGCTTGCTTGATGCACTAGTGAAAGCGGAGGAAATTGATGAAGCCCTTGTCTGCTTTCAGTCATTGAAAGACTTGAAATGTACTCCCAACCACATAACTTACAGCATTCTCATAAACGGTCTTTGTAGGGTTagaaaatttaataaggccTTTGTGTTCTGGCAAGAGTTGCATAAGCAAGGGTTGAAGCCCAACACAATCACCTATACCACCATGATCTCAGGACTTGCAAAGGCTGGAAATATAGCAGACGCTAATAGGCTTTTTGAGAGGTTTAAGGCAAGTGGGGGTATACCAGATTCTGCTAGTTATAATGCTATGATAGAAGGGCTAAGCAATTGTAGTAGAGCAATGGATGCATATGCACTTTTTGAGGAAACTCGGTCGAAAGGTTGTAATATTCATACCAAAACGTGTGTTGTTCTTCTAGATGCATTGCATAAGGCTGAATGCCTTGAGCAGGCAGCAGTTGTGGGTGCGGTGTTGAGGGAAACGGCGAAGTCTCAACATGCTTCAAGATCCTGGTAA
- the LOC132177645 gene encoding uncharacterized protein LOC132177645, translated as MALRPIDNALPTTPERPKKQAKVVVPIQKQSDSSVTDENQAPLPPPADATVDYVLSENLKAIPDPESKIQSLIEGLDSKDWMKVCESLNNARRFALYHSTLLLPLLEKVMLVLVKAMKNPRSALCKTSIMASSDIFKAFGDKLLDSFPSDAFDPLLLQLLLKSSQDKRFVCEEADKALSAMVGSMNPLSLLNKLRANVSHANLRIRAKAAIYISNCVSKMGLEGMEEFGLVALVQMAADLLNDRLPEAREAARSVVISVYEAFTENEEEKQEAWQSFCQSNLPPVQAQSMVKIIPSQ; from the exons ATGGCGCTGAGACCCATTGATAATGCTCTCCCAACAACACCAGAAAGGCCCAAAAAGCAAGCAAAAGTCGTGGTTCCAATCCAAAAACAATCTGATTCTTCTGTCACGGACGAAAACCAGGCACCATTGCCACCACCTGCAGATGCCACCGTTGATTATGTTTTGTCTGAGAATCTGAAGGCCATACCAGATCCTGAATCCAAGATCCAA AGCTTGATTGAAGGGTTAGATTCAAAGGATTGGATGAAAGTCTGTGAGTCACTGAATAACGCCAGGCGGTTTGCACTTTATCATTCCACTCTCCTGCTTCCGCTCTT AGAAAAAGTAATGTTGGTGCTGGTGAAGGCCATGAAGAATCCAAGAAGTGCTTTGTGCAAGACCTCTATTATGGCTTCATCTGATATTTTCAAGGCCTTTGGTGACAAGTTGCTCGACTCCTTCCCCTCCGATGCATTTGACCCCTTG CTGCTGCAGCTGCTACTGAAATCGTCTCAAGACAAACGGTTTGTGTGTGAAGAAGCAGACAAGGCACTGAGCGCAATGGTAGGGTCAATGAATCCTCTGTCTTTGCTCAATAAGCTCCGGGCAAATGTTAGCCATGCCAACCTTAGAATCAGAGCCAAGGCTGCCATTTATATCTCAAATTGTGTCTCAAAGATG GGGCTGGAGGGAATGGAAGAGTTCGGGTTGGTTGCTTTGGTTCAAATGGCTGCAGATTTGTTGAATGATAGACTGCCTGAGGCGAGAGAAGCTGCGAGAAGTGTTGTGATTTCAGTATACGAGGCTTTTACAGAAAATGAAGAGGAGAAGCAGGAGGCATGGCAAAGCTTCTGTCAGTCTAACTTACCGCCTGTTCAAGCTCAGTCCATGGTCAAAATTATCCCTTCTCAATAG